The following is a genomic window from Amblyraja radiata isolate CabotCenter1 chromosome 13, sAmbRad1.1.pri, whole genome shotgun sequence.
atggatttaaggtgcgaagggaaatatttaataggtacctgaggggcaccttttttacaccttttgtatatagaacgagctgattgtggaggtagttgaggcaggtacatataACAACATCTAAAAGGCATATGGACATATACttcgataggaatggtttagggaaatatgggccaaacgtagattggacatcttggtctgtttctgtgctagaggaggtagatgaggcaggtactataacaacatttaacagatatttagacaggtacatggatagaaaatgtttagagggatatgggccaaagataagagcctcgacctgaagcgtcacccattccttctctccagaaatgctgtttgtcccgctgagttactccagcattttgtgcctatttgtgtaaaccagcatctgcagttccttcctgcacacgatttagagagatatgggacaaACTTGCGTGCTAGtgtaacggggatcgctggttggcgtggactcgttgggcctgtttctgcactggatctctaaacaGGTCACCGACAATTTTCCAACAACTGGTGGTGCAGcatctcctttaatccagacttaATTacgaggaggcactgcctcaaaaagacagctaaTGTCACCAAAGACCCACACTACCACGGCCACACTCTCGTTTCACTCCAACCATTAGAATGAAGGGATAGGAGCCTGGAAACTGTAACcacccaggttcaagaacagcttcttcccagtaaccatcaggctcttgaacactaaccACAATGGACTTTGGTTTTGAATTACTATGATCTGGTTACCTAATATTATTAAATTCTTGAATATTAATATATTACGTTACTGGTtgatgtatatttatttgtgtgttgttatgataatgggcctgtaaagctgcaagaagtaaggatttcattgttctgttatcGGTATCCATAATACTCTTGACTCTGAGCTTTAAGATGAGACGGGCAGAGTTTACATAGAGAGTTGCGAGTGCCGGGATTGCACTGCCAAGggcggtggtggaagcagatacaatagtggcattcaagaggcgcttagagattgatagattcttgattagtaagggtgtcaaaggttatggggagaaggcaggaaaatggggttgagagggaaaattagattGGGCattattgaatagtggagtagacttgatgggctgaatggtgtaattctgttcctatgtcttttagtttaagtttaggtttaatttaggtttagtttagggatagagcgtggaaacaggcccttcggcccacccaagtCTGCGCCAATGAacactcacacactagttctatcctatgcactaggaacaatttagaggccgattaacctacaaacctgcacgtctttgaaatgtgggaggaaaccagagcacctggagaaaacccacagggagaatgtgcaaactccatacaggcagcacccatagtcaggatcgaaccagggttcttggcactgtgaggcagcaactctaccgctgtgccactgtgctgcccaagtgGAGCGGACTCAATGAGCTGAATGGTGCTATTCTGctctgtcttatggtcttatgtttaatgtatttttttttctgtttgacaGTACGCCTCGACGGGATGTTTGCTGACTCTCCACCACACTGAGAAGCCCGACCATGAGGACGCTTGCGAGTACCGGCCCTACTCTTGCCCCTGCCCCGGCGCCTCCTGCAAGTGGCAGGGTTCGCTGGAGCAGGTGATGTCTCATTTGGTCCACGTGCACAAGAGCATCACCACCTTGCATGGCGAGGACATCGTGTTCCTGGCCACGGACATCAACCTGCCCGGTGCGGTGGACTGGGTCATGATGCAGTCTTGCTTCGGCCGACACTTCATGCTGGTGCTGGAGAAGCAGGAGAAGTACGAGGGCCACCAGCAGTTCTTCGCCATCGTGCTGCTGATCGGCGCCCGCAAGCAGGCCGAGAACTTTGCCTACCGGCTGGAGCTGAACGGCAACCGGCGGCGGCTGACCTGGGAGGCCACACCGCGGTCCATCCACGACGGAGTGGCCACGGCCATCCTCAACAGCGACTGCCTGGTCTTCGATGCCGccattgcccacctctttgccgaCAACGGCAACTTGGGCATTAATGTCACCATTTCGACCTGCTGCTCGTGATAGATAAGTGCTGATGGTGTTTTTTTGTGGTGACTCAATGCTAattatttttgtctatcttctctgTAGATTAGACATAAATTCATTGTGGAGCTTTACTGACTGTGCcaatttatttaaattatgttGCTATGATAGcctttttaaataaatatatatttcagaATGGTTGTGACTTCTAGATTTATTTTCCCAGTGCTAATTtcctttaaagatagacacaaaatgctggaataattccttTAATTAACTTCCTTGAGCTACCAAGAGGGAGATTGGACAgttgtttgttttctctggagcctcGGACGTCACAGGGAGcacctgatagaggtatacaaaattattagaggcatagCTAGGGTAGATAGTTAGTACCTTTTTCTCAGGGTTGAAAATTCAAATGGGACGGCACGGTGACAGAGCGGTAGAacggttgccttacagcgccagagaaccgggtttgatcttgactatgggtgctgtctgtacggagtttgtacgttctctccgtgatagTGTGGGTTTTcttagatgctccggtttcctcccactttccaaagacgtacaggtttgtaggttaattggcttatgtgaaAGATGTaagctgtccccagtgtgtaggattgtgttacagacttggtgcgccgaagggcctgtttccacgctgtatctctgaactaaactaaactaaaatccaagagggtatagctttaagttgagagggggaacgtttaaagatgtttggggcaagttttttatttACATGATGAGAGCATGGTGAGAGCCTGGAATTTGCTgcaaggggtgatggtggaagcagatatgaaagtggcgtttaagagacttttggataggcgcatgaacatgcaggaaatggaggtatgtgcaggcagataagagttggtcttggcatcatgttcgccacagacattgagggccgaagggcctgatctcaTGCAGTACAGTTCTGTGTTCCCGAATTCCTCCAAGATCAATTTAAAATTTACCCTCATT
Proteins encoded in this region:
- the siah2 gene encoding E3 ubiquitin-protein ligase SIAH2; its protein translation is MSSAGAGNGSGKAGSKHTASSPAPSGLSTAAAVAAAASPSAVAAAAGGCGTAAILGAGVSSPPPPLHPHQAAVAAAAAAAAAAAQELTSLFECPVCFDYVLPPILQCQAGHLVCNTCRQKLTCCPTCRGSLTPSIRNLAMEKVASAVLFPCKYASTGCLLTLHHTEKPDHEDACEYRPYSCPCPGASCKWQGSLEQVMSHLVHVHKSITTLHGEDIVFLATDINLPGAVDWVMMQSCFGRHFMLVLEKQEKYEGHQQFFAIVLLIGARKQAENFAYRLELNGNRRRLTWEATPRSIHDGVATAILNSDCLVFDAAIAHLFADNGNLGINVTISTCCS